One part of the Zymomonas mobilis subsp. pomaceae ATCC 29192 genome encodes these proteins:
- the thrS gene encoding threonine--tRNA ligase, whose protein sequence is MAEKIRITLIDGSEREVLHGTTAAQIAGSISSTLAKKALAARFEGQLVDLSQPLEESGSLEIITVEDEAAALELVRHDYAHVLAEAVQNLFPGTQITFGPITEDGFYYDFAPKDRPFTEEDLPVIEAEMRRIIARNEPLLREVWERDDLIALWTKQGESFKAEWAKELPEGQALTTYRAGEWLDMCRGPHLPSTGKLDPKAFKLTRVSGAYWRGDQNNAMLSRIYGTGWLNAKQLKAHLERLEEAAKRDHRRIGQEMDLFHLQPEAQGSVFWHPHGYTIWLQLEAYIRRRLQGADYKEVKTPQLMDASLWEASGHWGKFRENMFVVPDEVPGTDPDKPVLSGKGNLMALKPMSCPAHILLFKQGIRSYRELPLRMAEFGCCHRNEAHGALHGLMRVRQLTQDDAHIFCTAEQIVSETKAFVSLLDAVYRDLGFEKYAVKLSLRPELRAGDDTLWDNAENGLRSALEQVGIIDYEELPGEGAFYGPKLEFHLTDAIGRTWQCGTLQLDYVLPERLDASYVAEDGSRKRPIMLHRAIIGTFERFIGILIEHHAGRFPLWLAPVQAVVATIVSEADSYAEAVVAKMKAAGLRVTSDLRNEKINYKVREHSLAKVPNILVVGKREAEEGKVAIRRLGSRDQSIVTVEEAIKTLTAEALAPDLK, encoded by the coding sequence ATGGCTGAGAAGATCAGGATCACGCTTATTGACGGTTCGGAGCGCGAGGTTCTGCATGGCACTACCGCGGCACAGATCGCAGGGTCTATCTCTTCCACCCTTGCCAAAAAGGCCTTAGCTGCCCGTTTTGAGGGACAGCTGGTAGATCTTTCCCAGCCTCTTGAGGAAAGTGGCTCCTTAGAGATTATTACGGTTGAAGACGAAGCTGCTGCTTTGGAATTGGTGCGTCATGATTATGCCCATGTGTTAGCCGAAGCGGTACAGAATCTGTTCCCCGGCACGCAAATCACGTTTGGCCCTATTACTGAAGATGGCTTTTATTATGATTTTGCGCCAAAAGATCGTCCTTTTACTGAAGAAGATTTGCCCGTTATTGAAGCGGAAATGCGGCGCATTATTGCCCGTAATGAACCGCTGTTACGCGAAGTTTGGGAACGCGACGATTTAATTGCGCTTTGGACAAAACAGGGTGAAAGCTTCAAGGCGGAATGGGCGAAAGAATTACCGGAAGGGCAAGCCTTAACAACTTATCGTGCTGGTGAATGGCTTGATATGTGTCGTGGACCTCATTTACCCTCGACGGGTAAGCTTGATCCCAAAGCGTTTAAACTGACGCGCGTTTCTGGTGCCTATTGGCGTGGCGATCAGAATAACGCGATGTTGAGTCGGATTTATGGTACGGGTTGGTTAAATGCCAAGCAGCTTAAAGCTCATCTTGAACGATTAGAAGAAGCAGCCAAACGCGATCATCGCCGTATCGGACAAGAAATGGATTTATTCCATCTTCAACCAGAAGCGCAAGGATCCGTTTTCTGGCATCCGCATGGTTATACTATATGGTTACAATTAGAGGCCTATATCCGTCGTCGCTTACAAGGGGCAGATTATAAAGAAGTAAAAACCCCCCAATTAATGGATGCTTCTTTATGGGAAGCGTCTGGCCATTGGGGCAAATTCCGAGAAAACATGTTTGTTGTGCCGGATGAAGTGCCGGGCACCGATCCTGATAAGCCCGTCTTGTCGGGTAAAGGCAATCTGATGGCTTTAAAGCCGATGAGTTGTCCTGCTCATATTCTGCTTTTCAAGCAAGGTATCCGTTCCTATCGGGAATTACCGTTACGTATGGCAGAATTTGGTTGCTGTCATCGTAATGAAGCTCATGGCGCTTTACATGGTTTGATGCGGGTGCGTCAGTTAACGCAAGATGATGCCCATATTTTTTGCACAGCAGAACAAATCGTTTCTGAAACCAAAGCTTTTGTCAGTTTATTGGATGCTGTTTATCGCGATCTCGGTTTTGAGAAATATGCGGTTAAACTATCCTTGCGTCCTGAATTGCGGGCTGGGGATGATACGCTTTGGGACAATGCAGAAAACGGGTTGCGATCAGCGTTAGAGCAAGTCGGTATCATTGATTATGAAGAATTACCGGGCGAAGGTGCCTTTTATGGCCCGAAACTCGAATTCCATTTAACGGATGCGATTGGTCGGACATGGCAATGTGGTACTTTACAGCTTGATTATGTCTTACCGGAACGGCTGGATGCCAGCTATGTAGCCGAAGATGGAAGTCGCAAACGGCCTATAATGTTACATCGGGCGATCATCGGGACATTTGAACGCTTTATCGGTATTCTTATTGAACATCATGCGGGACGTTTCCCATTATGGTTAGCGCCTGTGCAAGCTGTTGTGGCCACAATTGTTTCAGAGGCTGATAGCTATGCAGAAGCCGTCGTTGCCAAAATGAAGGCGGCAGGCCTTCGTGTCACCTCCGATCTTCGGAATGAGAAGATTAATTATAAGGTGCGCGAACATAGTCTTGCCAAGGTGCCGAATATTTTAGTGGTCGGCAAACGTGAAGCCGAAGAAGGTAAAGTGGCCATCCGTCGCCTAGGTAGTCGTGATCAGAGCATCGTTACGGTAGAAGAAGCGATTAAAACGTTGACTGCTGAGGCGCTTGCCCCTGATTTAAAATAG
- a CDS encoding alpha/beta hydrolase, with protein sequence MTSSFLKSPQGNRLAYHKLEGKGPTIVFFPGYMSNMHGSKAIALGAWAAEKGRSCLRFDYSGCGESEGLFIDGTLENWFNDSLSVIDQITEGPLVLVGSSMGGWLMLLVALARKKRIAGLVGLAAAPDFTEWGFKDEEKNIIQKQGKLVLPIEGSSDEAIVTKGFWESGQKHLLLEKSISVSCPVRLLQGQKDQEVPWQRVLMLAEKLYSDDVQITLIKDADHHLSRPSDIKLVINILTEMLASF encoded by the coding sequence ATGACAAGTTCTTTTTTAAAATCCCCTCAAGGTAATCGGCTCGCCTACCACAAATTAGAAGGTAAAGGGCCGACAATCGTTTTTTTCCCCGGCTATATGTCGAATATGCATGGTTCAAAAGCTATTGCACTGGGCGCATGGGCTGCTGAAAAAGGCCGTTCTTGTCTTCGTTTTGATTATTCCGGTTGTGGCGAAAGTGAGGGACTGTTCATAGATGGAACCCTCGAAAATTGGTTTAATGATAGTTTATCCGTCATTGATCAGATTACCGAAGGCCCTCTTGTTCTGGTGGGTTCCTCTATGGGCGGATGGCTTATGCTATTGGTCGCTTTAGCCCGTAAAAAACGTATAGCTGGACTGGTAGGCCTTGCGGCAGCGCCTGATTTTACAGAATGGGGCTTTAAGGATGAAGAAAAGAACATCATTCAAAAACAAGGAAAATTGGTTTTACCTATAGAGGGCAGTAGCGATGAAGCTATTGTTACCAAAGGTTTTTGGGAAAGTGGTCAAAAGCATCTGCTTCTTGAAAAGTCTATTTCCGTTTCTTGTCCCGTCCGCCTGCTTCAAGGACAAAAGGATCAAGAGGTTCCGTGGCAGCGGGTCTTGATGCTTGCTGAAAAATTATATTCTGATGATGTTCAGATCACCTTGATTAAGGATGCTGATCATCATTTATCACGGCCTTCTGATATTAAACTGGTTATTAATATTCTGACAGAAATGCTGGCCAGTTTTTAA
- a CDS encoding tetratricopeptide repeat protein, with product MLFSLLTLLAAGGQLPAIEDNTIPMVSLPKSPNFLATGPREEPKPVVKKTPLAPQGKAESKLKKYKYKKKDNTLQVVAPPASLKQRYDHCINMIDEDPEQAAEIANTWRLSAGGVLANQCLGMAYVALGRYSAGVDAFEQAARESDLEHDGRSAIFWIQAGNAALANQDPGAARGAFDHALMLSVLPDKMRGNTLSDRARADVALHDYASARQDIDKALKLIGKDGSIWLMSATLARQQGDLERAKKDIIEGEKIAPLDAQISFEKGLIFALSGEIETARAAWDRTIRANPKAELAEVARKAMDEMEQQNNTVAAPSASSSTTTPPPLKTNNQPDLKK from the coding sequence ATGTTATTTTCTTTACTTACTTTATTAGCTGCAGGAGGGCAATTGCCCGCTATTGAGGATAATACTATCCCTATGGTATCGCTCCCTAAGTCCCCGAATTTCTTAGCAACGGGTCCTAGAGAAGAACCAAAACCCGTCGTCAAAAAGACGCCTTTGGCGCCCCAAGGGAAAGCAGAAAGCAAGCTTAAAAAATATAAATATAAAAAAAAAGATAATACCCTGCAAGTTGTAGCGCCGCCTGCCAGCTTAAAACAGCGTTATGATCATTGTATTAATATGATAGACGAAGATCCTGAACAAGCCGCTGAGATTGCGAATACATGGCGATTAAGTGCGGGGGGTGTTTTAGCTAATCAATGCTTGGGCATGGCCTATGTGGCCTTAGGGCGCTATAGTGCGGGTGTCGATGCTTTTGAGCAGGCTGCCCGTGAATCCGATTTGGAACATGACGGTCGTTCAGCGATCTTCTGGATTCAAGCGGGCAATGCAGCCTTGGCCAATCAAGATCCGGGGGCGGCTCGGGGCGCGTTTGATCATGCGCTGATGTTGTCAGTTTTACCGGATAAAATGCGGGGTAATACCCTTTCGGATCGGGCACGGGCTGATGTCGCATTGCATGATTATGCCTCTGCCCGTCAGGATATTGATAAGGCCTTAAAATTGATCGGCAAGGATGGAAGCATTTGGTTAATGTCTGCAACCTTAGCCCGCCAACAAGGTGATTTAGAACGCGCTAAAAAGGATATTATAGAAGGGGAAAAAATTGCCCCATTAGATGCCCAAATTTCTTTCGAAAAAGGGCTGATTTTTGCTCTTTCAGGGGAGATTGAAACAGCCCGTGCCGCTTGGGATCGAACTATCAGAGCTAATCCCAAAGCAGAATTAGCCGAGGTCGCCCGTAAAGCGATGGACGAAATGGAGCAGCAAAATAATACTGTTGCCGCCCCTTCCGCCTCTTCCTCTACAACGACGCCTCCGCCCCTTAAAACGAATAATCAGCCTGATCTTAAAAAATAA